The proteins below come from a single Chryseobacterium bernardetii genomic window:
- a CDS encoding aromatic ring-hydroxylating oxygenase subunit alpha: MKALILPEHYYKNDVLEKEYELLFQQTWCFIGFKSFLKEENDFITQDIGGIPVVVQNCKGTIRAFKNICSHRHSIIQVEKSGNRPLMCPYHGWAYNDKGIPTGIPKKPLFKFTKDELECLKLKDYKVDFCGELVFVNLSNDPSELKDFMGDLFDEVEKMSSNFGELVDVNEMNIHANWKILVENTLESYHVNLIHEETFKKLGAGGMEFTFIKEHSVWDATLLAGENEGKNAKIHSPYQNREYKISGYKHLIVFPNILISSTYGISFNLSYITPIDSNSSRFVSYVFLTKKDGEKANPTLENIYKQSLVGFNRKVFDEDKAICEKVQIGVKKSPFIGELSDEEARVCEFQKNYKKYID; the protein is encoded by the coding sequence ATGAAAGCATTAATACTTCCCGAACATTACTATAAAAATGATGTTTTAGAAAAAGAATATGAACTTCTGTTTCAGCAAACTTGGTGCTTTATAGGTTTTAAATCTTTTTTAAAAGAAGAAAATGATTTTATTACACAAGATATCGGAGGGATTCCTGTTGTAGTACAAAATTGTAAGGGGACAATAAGGGCTTTTAAAAATATTTGTTCACACAGACACTCAATTATTCAGGTTGAGAAGTCAGGAAACAGACCTTTAATGTGTCCTTACCATGGATGGGCATACAATGATAAAGGAATACCGACAGGGATTCCAAAGAAGCCTTTATTTAAATTTACAAAAGATGAGCTTGAGTGTTTAAAGCTTAAAGATTATAAAGTAGATTTTTGTGGAGAACTTGTTTTTGTTAATCTTTCCAATGACCCTTCAGAGTTAAAAGATTTTATGGGAGATCTTTTTGATGAAGTTGAAAAAATGAGTAGTAACTTTGGAGAGTTGGTTGATGTTAATGAAATGAACATTCATGCCAATTGGAAAATTCTAGTTGAAAATACTTTAGAAAGCTACCACGTAAATCTTATTCACGAGGAAACATTTAAAAAGTTAGGAGCCGGAGGAATGGAGTTTACTTTTATTAAAGAACATTCTGTTTGGGATGCAACCCTTCTGGCTGGTGAGAATGAGGGTAAAAATGCCAAAATTCATTCACCCTATCAAAATAGAGAATATAAAATCTCAGGATATAAACACCTTATTGTTTTTCCAAATATATTGATTTCAAGTACATATGGAATTTCTTTTAACCTATCCTATATTACACCTATTGATAGTAATTCTTCAAGATTTGTAAGTTATGTTTTCCTCACCAAAAAAGACGGGGAAAAAGCCAATCCTACTTTAGAAAATATTTACAAACAGTCATTAGTAGGCTTTAACAGAAAGGTTTTTGATGAAGATAAAGCAATTTGTGAAAAAGTACAGATTGGTGTAAAAAAATCACCTTTTATTGGAGAGTTAAGCGATGAAGAAGCAAGAGTATGCGAATTTCAGAAAAATTATAAAAAATACATTGATTAA
- a CDS encoding 3-oxoacyl-ACP synthase III family protein has translation MFQEFNNVSIEYISSSVPIHSVGNSFFSTLLTEKEIKVFEKTVGIKERRWADKGVTASDLGFAAAEELLKQVDKNRIKSLIFLSQTSDYKIPFTSNILQSRLGLQQEILCFDVNAGCAGFIQGLSTAFSIASTLKEGEKVLLIIGETLSKILSPNDKSTNMLFGDAASAILVSKNSNADKSYFNFFSDGANHEAIIIPEGGYRKNITKNSFDSENESKLYLNMNGAKVFDFTLREVAPSIKKIEEESSVNLADIDGFFFHQSNRFIIKQISSILGIDNNKVPVNIERFGNTSGVTIPLLISTNLDLLENKSKILCSGYGSGLSWGNCIINLSETKILPLKEI, from the coding sequence ATGTTTCAGGAGTTTAATAATGTTTCGATAGAGTATATCAGTTCCAGTGTTCCGATTCATTCAGTTGGGAATTCTTTTTTTTCAACATTGTTAACAGAAAAAGAAATAAAAGTTTTTGAAAAGACAGTTGGTATCAAAGAAAGAAGGTGGGCAGATAAAGGTGTTACTGCATCGGATTTGGGATTTGCAGCTGCAGAAGAATTATTGAAGCAGGTTGACAAAAACAGAATTAAAAGTCTTATTTTTCTTTCCCAGACATCAGATTATAAAATTCCTTTTACTTCCAATATTTTACAGAGTAGATTAGGACTGCAACAGGAAATTTTGTGTTTTGATGTTAATGCAGGCTGTGCAGGTTTCATTCAAGGATTAAGTACTGCTTTTTCTATCGCTTCAACTTTAAAAGAAGGAGAAAAAGTATTATTAATCATTGGAGAAACCTTATCAAAGATTTTATCACCCAACGATAAAAGTACCAATATGTTGTTTGGTGATGCTGCTTCCGCTATTTTGGTTTCAAAAAATAGTAATGCAGATAAATCATATTTCAATTTCTTTTCAGATGGAGCTAACCATGAAGCTATTATAATTCCTGAAGGAGGTTATAGAAAAAATATCACAAAGAATAGTTTTGATTCTGAAAATGAATCAAAACTTTATCTTAATATGAATGGAGCAAAGGTCTTTGATTTTACATTAAGGGAAGTTGCTCCCAGTATTAAAAAAATTGAAGAAGAATCATCAGTGAATCTAGCAGACATTGATGGTTTTTTCTTCCATCAATCTAATAGGTTTATCATCAAACAGATAAGTTCTATATTAGGAATAGATAATAATAAAGTTCCGGTAAATATTGAGCGCTTCGGAAATACAAGCGGAGTAACTATTCCTTTATTGATCTCCACTAATTTAGATTTGCTTGAAAATAAAAGTAAAATTCTATGTAGTGGTTATGGATCCGGGTTATCTTGGGGGAACTGTATTATTAATTTATCAGAAACAAAAATTTTACCATTAAAAGAAATATAA
- a CDS encoding acyl carrier protein, whose translation MNIADFTSQLQEELELEISLTPETDLSQLEEWDSMAAMILIGFVSDNFGVLLNGDDIAKITTVNSLVERIGEDKFD comes from the coding sequence ATGAATATTGCAGATTTTACATCACAATTACAAGAAGAATTAGAATTAGAAATTAGTTTAACTCCGGAAACGGATCTTTCTCAATTAGAAGAATGGGACTCTATGGCTGCGATGATCCTTATCGGTTTTGTATCAGATAACTTTGGAGTATTGTTAAACGGTGATGATATTGCTAAAATTACAACAGTGAATTCTTTAGTTGAACGAATTGGAGAAGATAAATTTGATTAA
- a CDS encoding ketoacyl-ACP synthase III has translation MGAQIKKIEYIFPETVVTNEDLKKDFPDYDFERFEEKVGIKRRYIVKESETGLDLAEKACSKLFESFDKQKIDYILYCTQSPEYYLPTTACILQERLGLRTDIGALDFNLGCSGFTYGVNLANALISSGQVENVLLVTAETYSKFIHPKDKTNRSIFGDAATATLISKTDEDNILKFKFGTDGSGYDKLIIKNGCSRFPLDPNAEEIGYGTDNIYTDNHLYMNGPEIFNFTTKVIPNFVKEIMEENKMEVGQVDQFVFHQANSFMLDFLRKRIKINKENFYNDLSDGGNTVSCTIPIALKRYTESLKENKELSLLIVGFGVGLSWSGGIIKINNKL, from the coding sequence ATGGGAGCACAAATAAAAAAAATAGAATATATATTTCCTGAAACTGTAGTAACAAATGAAGATTTGAAAAAAGATTTTCCCGATTACGACTTCGAAAGATTTGAAGAAAAAGTAGGGATTAAAAGGAGGTATATTGTAAAAGAAAGTGAAACAGGATTAGACCTTGCTGAAAAAGCTTGTAGTAAGTTGTTTGAAAGTTTTGATAAGCAAAAGATAGACTACATACTATATTGTACACAAAGCCCCGAATATTATCTACCTACAACAGCCTGTATTCTTCAGGAAAGACTAGGACTAAGGACTGATATAGGAGCATTAGATTTCAATTTAGGATGTTCTGGGTTTACTTACGGTGTAAATTTAGCAAATGCGCTTATCTCATCTGGTCAAGTAGAAAATGTTTTATTGGTTACTGCTGAGACTTATTCGAAATTTATTCATCCAAAAGATAAGACAAACAGATCTATATTTGGAGATGCAGCAACAGCAACACTTATCAGCAAAACGGACGAGGACAATATTCTTAAATTTAAGTTTGGAACAGACGGCTCTGGCTATGATAAATTGATTATTAAAAATGGATGCAGCCGATTTCCTTTAGATCCGAATGCCGAGGAAATAGGATATGGTACAGATAACATATATACAGATAATCATTTATATATGAATGGCCCTGAAATTTTCAATTTTACAACTAAAGTTATTCCTAATTTTGTGAAAGAGATTATGGAAGAGAATAAGATGGAAGTAGGGCAAGTTGACCAATTTGTATTCCACCAGGCAAATTCTTTTATGCTAGATTTCCTTAGAAAAAGGATAAAAATAAATAAGGAAAACTTTTATAACGATCTGTCTGATGGAGGGAATACAGTTTCATGTACAATTCCTATTGCTTTAAAAAGATATACAGAAAGTCTGAAAGAGAATAAAGAGCTCAGCCTGTTAATTGTAGGGTTTGGAGTAGGATTATCTTGGTCAGGCGGAATAATTAAAATAAATAACAAACTTTAA
- a CDS encoding sugar transferase, producing the protein MYKSVFKRIIDFFLALLGFLILSPIFLLVTIGLYFANQGKPFFFQKRPGKNGKVFSIIKFKTMNDKKDKNGNLLPDADRLTGIGSFVRKTSLDEIPQLINVLKGDMSLIGPRPLLPQYLPLYNSEQKRRHEVRPGITGWAQVNGRNAISWKRKFELDVWYVDHLSFFLDVKIFFLTIKKVFIKEGISQEGQATAEAFNGFN; encoded by the coding sequence ATGTATAAATCTGTTTTTAAAAGAATAATTGATTTTTTTTTAGCATTATTAGGTTTCTTGATTTTAAGTCCTATTTTCCTACTGGTTACCATTGGTTTGTATTTTGCGAATCAGGGCAAACCTTTTTTCTTCCAAAAAAGACCTGGTAAGAATGGAAAAGTCTTTAGTATTATTAAGTTCAAGACAATGAATGATAAAAAGGATAAAAATGGAAATTTATTACCTGATGCTGACCGTTTGACAGGAATTGGATCTTTTGTACGAAAAACTTCCCTAGATGAGATTCCTCAATTAATAAATGTTCTGAAAGGTGATATGTCATTAATAGGACCAAGACCCTTGTTACCTCAATATCTTCCATTATATAATTCGGAACAAAAACGAAGACATGAAGTTAGGCCCGGGATTACGGGTTGGGCTCAAGTGAATGGACGAAATGCAATATCTTGGAAACGGAAATTCGAATTAGACGTTTGGTATGTAGATCATTTATCTTTTTTTTTGGATGTAAAGATATTCTTCCTTACTATAAAAAAAGTATTTATAAAAGAAGGAATTTCTCAAGAAGGGCAGGCAACAGCAGAAGCTTTTAATGGATTTAATTAG
- a CDS encoding glycosyltransferase produces the protein MIKIKILLATYNGEKYIREQMDSILNQQGIEVNVAVSDDGSKDKTLEIIKHNYPEILISQNIPGTGSAAKNFLKMVSELTIDDDFDYIAFSDQDDIWLPEKMKKAVEILQKENSDLYCSNLTKWDTSTGSLTELKKDFPQKKYDFLFEGGSAGCTYVLTRKLVFQLKEFVNKRLDNSDWNEFSHDWLIYFFARYNGYKVSIDSNSYIHYRIHDSNVHGHLNKISLSTIKSKFSKVLNGYHDVHARNFIEYVDKDTKEYTIYKAFLGGYFNRNKMIFKYNTQLMRDKKKLTIFMLLNLFKFK, from the coding sequence ATGATAAAAATTAAAATACTTCTTGCAACCTATAATGGTGAGAAATATATCAGGGAACAGATGGATTCTATCTTAAATCAACAAGGGATAGAAGTGAATGTAGCTGTTAGTGATGACGGAAGTAAAGACAAAACTCTGGAAATTATAAAACATAACTATCCAGAAATTTTGATTTCTCAGAATATACCAGGAACAGGCTCTGCTGCAAAAAATTTCCTAAAAATGGTGAGCGAGCTTACTATTGATGATGACTTTGACTATATTGCTTTTTCAGACCAAGATGATATTTGGCTGCCAGAAAAAATGAAGAAAGCGGTTGAGATATTGCAGAAAGAAAATTCAGATTTATATTGTTCCAATCTTACAAAATGGGATACCTCTACCGGTTCTTTAACTGAATTGAAAAAAGATTTTCCTCAAAAAAAATACGATTTTTTATTCGAAGGCGGAAGTGCAGGATGTACCTATGTATTGACAAGAAAATTAGTATTTCAATTAAAAGAATTTGTAAATAAACGTTTAGATAATTCTGATTGGAATGAATTCTCACATGATTGGCTGATATATTTCTTTGCCAGATATAATGGCTATAAGGTGAGTATAGACTCAAATTCTTATATACATTACAGAATACATGACTCGAATGTTCATGGACATCTAAACAAAATATCTCTTAGTACTATTAAAAGTAAATTTTCAAAAGTACTTAATGGTTACCATGATGTGCATGCACGTAATTTTATAGAATATGTAGATAAAGACACTAAAGAATATACAATATATAAGGCATTTTTAGGTGGATATTTTAATCGGAACAAAATGATTTTTAAATATAATACGCAATTAATGAGAGACAAAAAGAAACTAACTATCTTTATGCTGCTCAATTTGTTTAAATTTAAATAG
- a CDS encoding glycosyltransferase → MLLIDAIFINNGGGRVLLNYLITELEKREIKVFYLLDERLPIDFTVKQSNEMLIINSSLSQRKNFYKLNSKKFNKIFVLGNIPPPISVKKSIVYTYFHNLILLNVPRNFSFIEKIKYTLKVAILKKYSKNTNTWLFQSKTLENQFVEKFKQKDKAKILPFYPSLISDMENKDSIRKNNTFLYASNAQANKNHPKLINAFCKAYDKIQKGKLIVTVSEKFPLILQLINNAISKGYPIENLGFVKREDLIQKYLETEYVIYPSLAESFGLGLIEGIELGCKIIGADLPYTYAVCDPSLVFDPMNEKSIMDTIVLATEETLKNSELKVKDQVLDLINLLSTDDKN, encoded by the coding sequence ATGTTATTAATTGATGCTATTTTCATAAACAATGGAGGAGGAAGGGTTTTACTTAACTATTTAATAACCGAGCTTGAAAAAAGGGAAATTAAAGTCTTTTATTTATTAGATGAGAGGCTACCTATTGACTTTACAGTTAAGCAAAGTAATGAAATGCTAATAATAAATTCATCATTAAGTCAGAGAAAAAACTTTTATAAACTAAATTCAAAAAAATTTAATAAGATATTTGTTTTAGGTAATATACCACCTCCCATTTCTGTTAAAAAGAGCATTGTATATACTTATTTTCATAATCTCATTTTATTGAATGTTCCTAGAAATTTTAGTTTTATTGAAAAAATAAAATATACTTTAAAAGTAGCTATATTAAAAAAATATAGTAAAAACACCAATACCTGGCTTTTCCAAAGTAAAACACTGGAAAACCAGTTTGTTGAAAAGTTTAAACAAAAAGATAAGGCTAAGATTCTGCCATTCTATCCTTCACTTATTTCTGATATGGAAAATAAGGATAGTATAAGAAAAAATAATACATTCTTATATGCTAGTAATGCTCAGGCTAATAAAAATCATCCCAAATTAATTAATGCCTTTTGTAAAGCATATGATAAAATTCAAAAAGGTAAACTTATTGTAACAGTTAGCGAAAAATTCCCATTAATTTTACAATTAATAAATAATGCAATTTCGAAAGGATATCCTATTGAAAATTTAGGATTTGTAAAAAGAGAAGACTTAATCCAAAAGTATTTAGAAACAGAATATGTGATCTATCCATCATTAGCGGAAAGTTTTGGTTTAGGCTTAATTGAGGGAATAGAATTGGGTTGTAAAATTATAGGTGCTGACTTACCATATACTTATGCGGTTTGTGATCCTTCTTTAGTATTTGATCCTATGAATGAAAAATCAATAATGGATACAATAGTCTTGGCTACTGAAGAAACTCTTAAAAACTCAGAGTTAAAAGTAAAAGATCAAGTTTTGGATTTAATAAACTTATTAAGTACAGATGATAAAAATTAA
- a CDS encoding glycosyl hydrolase family 28-related protein, translating to MKVYNSFIQGFLFLFSVLTLGQNQKSIIGDQKWVVSLKDFGAKGDGITDDSDSFQKAVDFCEKNKRKTLFIPFGKFLLKKSVSFKTGGLQLIGEGALLREESWLNETNNKAVNINSSELIIPKNNTGIIFDKNVKDPIRIADIQFSSLEKRQPGNTTAILFQSEWDGPVWPFIIERCHFTGFNFAIKFKAQNQYLVAFVQLKQNAFNQNDECVFFSDIQPKDKQAGIRNLAWGFTFENNMCHDNSRIIRGAFAKDAVNIRDNNMEGNIKYSDGRVPNYLVDIEVSNATVNFEGNHFESIISDAVYVSSVFKDENNNYLPVIRTTALNPKNKIFIKGNNFDGVSNSFKPFTFKGLLVYNYDQVSLFLDECDLRLNESNEENIYLTDFAKKVGTVIKIPVDLNNKKNAVNIGSYRKNDIANWAKQNKQFTLVNSGIARVKEKKYQKISANDQLLVAEVEILNENGTQFLGISTIFEIEYILNGKKEVITKSVRGNYGYKLGRNKNIALIPNCLPSNAQDAKYTASLDYNNDIIGKKSFYLNIIPKLYVLNSMSNIRLKS from the coding sequence ATGAAAGTCTATAATAGTTTTATTCAAGGATTTCTTTTTTTATTTTCAGTCTTAACTTTAGGACAAAATCAAAAATCAATTATAGGAGATCAAAAATGGGTGGTTTCTTTAAAAGATTTTGGTGCAAAAGGAGATGGTATAACAGATGATAGTGATTCTTTTCAAAAGGCAGTCGATTTTTGCGAAAAGAATAAAAGGAAAACACTATTTATTCCTTTTGGTAAATTTTTACTAAAAAAAAGTGTAAGTTTTAAAACAGGAGGTCTACAGCTTATAGGTGAAGGGGCTTTATTAAGAGAGGAAAGCTGGTTAAATGAAACCAATAATAAAGCAGTTAATATAAATAGTAGTGAACTTATCATTCCTAAAAATAATACAGGGATTATTTTTGATAAAAATGTAAAAGATCCTATCAGAATTGCAGATATTCAATTTAGTAGTTTAGAAAAAAGACAACCAGGTAATACTACGGCTATATTATTTCAATCAGAATGGGATGGTCCTGTGTGGCCCTTTATTATTGAAAGATGTCATTTTACGGGATTTAATTTTGCCATAAAATTTAAGGCACAAAATCAGTATTTAGTTGCTTTTGTCCAACTTAAACAGAATGCATTTAACCAAAATGATGAATGTGTTTTTTTTTCGGATATTCAGCCTAAGGACAAGCAAGCTGGTATTAGAAATTTAGCATGGGGATTTACTTTTGAAAATAATATGTGTCATGATAATTCTAGAATTATTAGAGGGGCTTTCGCAAAAGATGCTGTAAATATCCGGGATAACAATATGGAGGGAAATATAAAATATTCGGATGGCAGAGTTCCCAATTATCTTGTAGATATAGAGGTGAGTAATGCAACTGTAAATTTTGAGGGAAATCACTTTGAATCCATTATTTCAGATGCCGTGTATGTTTCTTCTGTTTTTAAAGATGAGAATAATAACTATCTTCCTGTTATTAGAACAACAGCCCTAAATCCCAAGAATAAAATTTTTATAAAGGGAAATAATTTTGATGGTGTCTCAAATAGCTTTAAACCTTTTACATTTAAAGGGTTACTGGTATATAATTATGACCAAGTTTCATTGTTCTTAGATGAATGTGATTTGAGGTTAAATGAGAGCAATGAAGAAAATATTTATCTTACTGATTTTGCAAAAAAAGTAGGTACAGTTATTAAAATCCCGGTTGATTTAAATAATAAAAAAAATGCTGTCAATATTGGTAGTTACAGAAAAAATGATATAGCGAATTGGGCTAAACAGAATAAACAGTTTACTCTTGTAAATTCGGGTATAGCAAGAGTAAAAGAAAAAAAATATCAAAAAATTTCTGCTAATGATCAATTATTGGTTGCAGAGGTAGAGATTCTTAATGAGAATGGTACCCAGTTTTTAGGAATTTCTACAATCTTTGAGATAGAATATATACTTAATGGAAAAAAAGAGGTGATCACAAAATCTGTTAGAGGAAACTATGGCTACAAATTGGGTAGAAATAAAAATATAGCTTTAATTCCAAATTGTCTTCCATCAAATGCACAAGATGCAAAGTATACTGCCTCGTTGGATTATAATAATGATATTATAGGAAAAAAAAGTTTTTACCTTAATATTATCCCAAAATTGTATGTGTTAAATTCTATGTCAAATATTCGATTAAAATCGTAA
- a CDS encoding glycosyltransferase family 4 protein has translation MKIIFLDRKFNPNEISFEKLFGFVKKSILNRGIDIQNIENPFGNGIVNLFKSILFYRKSVNIDSIVHITGQIHFAAIALKTNKIVITVHDLGLYRNLSFIRFLIFKIFWVYLPFRKAKVIVAISEKTKQEIVEIMPSVARKVVIIPNCVTMEIAEDLVTNKSKTAKILIVGTRANKNIERSIKALKDLPVEVFIVGKLETEYVELLHSNKIIYQNYFNINDEELKTLYQKTDILLFASIYEGFGLPILEAQAQNTLIVTSNILPMSDVGGEGVILVDPNSVESIKKGLNIALHLSNEEKIKIIRKGKDNLKRFSVEHVSNQYIEIYESL, from the coding sequence ATGAAGATAATATTTTTAGATAGAAAGTTTAATCCCAATGAAATTAGTTTTGAAAAACTTTTTGGTTTTGTAAAGAAAAGTATTTTAAATAGAGGAATAGATATACAAAATATAGAAAACCCTTTTGGAAATGGTATTGTTAATTTATTTAAAAGTATTTTATTTTATAGAAAGTCGGTTAATATTGATTCGATAGTTCATATTACCGGACAAATACATTTTGCAGCAATAGCTTTAAAGACAAATAAAATAGTAATAACGGTTCATGATCTAGGGCTTTATAGAAATTTATCGTTTATTAGATTTTTAATATTTAAAATTTTTTGGGTGTATCTTCCCTTTCGAAAAGCTAAAGTAATTGTTGCAATATCTGAAAAAACAAAACAAGAGATCGTAGAGATAATGCCATCTGTAGCAAGGAAAGTGGTTATAATTCCTAATTGTGTTACAATGGAAATAGCAGAAGATTTGGTAACTAATAAATCAAAAACAGCGAAAATACTTATAGTAGGTACACGTGCAAATAAAAATATAGAAAGATCAATTAAAGCCTTAAAGGATTTACCTGTTGAAGTTTTTATTGTTGGTAAATTAGAAACAGAGTATGTAGAATTATTACATTCAAACAAAATTATTTATCAAAACTATTTCAATATTAATGATGAAGAGCTGAAAACTTTATATCAAAAAACGGATATTTTATTATTCGCTTCCATTTATGAAGGTTTTGGGCTTCCAATCCTGGAAGCCCAGGCACAAAATACGCTGATTGTTACCTCTAATATTTTGCCAATGAGTGATGTTGGAGGGGAAGGTGTTATTTTAGTTGATCCTAATTCTGTTGAGAGTATTAAAAAAGGACTAAATATTGCATTACATCTTTCCAATGAGGAAAAAATAAAAATAATCAGGAAAGGTAAAGACAACCTTAAGCGGTTTAGTGTTGAACATGTTTCGAATCAATATATTGAAATTTATGAAAGTCTATAA
- a CDS encoding EpsG family protein: MEVYIIFSIILFIFSFFEIFKIAKGKLQNLFLFVSFLGAVLIIGGRWYTGTDWLLYEYLFHESDTLGNALDIWKTEIGYGILSWLVRAITDSYSTFLFVHAIIFYGLLIISFKKIVPYPQTAFLFYFISSLGIVGSNRQLLGVVCILFGVSFLLNENKKKFIFLLIASISFHATAYLGGSYFFLNRYFSKKIIVSGLLLAFIIGVSPIPLKVFGSLGAINEHFMSKTEAYLSGAKAVASEYGLTIMGVFKRLFFFLLFFVVREKTISRFKNYNLLFNGYWVGILIYLFFSSSLNVMVSRGSLYFNIMECLLMSSIFIILKKPLDKMFFLIILYVLGIVLMYQSIGEYPDLFDPYKGIWYNTDFFRKMH, from the coding sequence ATGGAGGTTTATATTATATTTTCAATAATTCTTTTTATATTTTCTTTTTTTGAAATTTTTAAAATAGCAAAAGGAAAGTTACAAAATTTATTTCTATTTGTTAGCTTTTTGGGAGCGGTTTTAATTATTGGAGGGCGTTGGTATACTGGAACAGATTGGCTTCTTTATGAATATTTGTTTCATGAATCCGATACCTTGGGGAATGCGCTGGATATTTGGAAAACAGAAATTGGATATGGCATCTTAAGTTGGCTTGTAAGGGCTATTACGGATAGTTATTCAACCTTTTTATTTGTTCATGCAATTATTTTTTATGGCTTATTAATTATTTCATTTAAAAAGATAGTACCTTATCCTCAGACTGCTTTCCTTTTTTACTTCATATCTTCCCTAGGGATAGTGGGGTCTAATAGACAATTGTTAGGAGTTGTTTGCATACTTTTTGGAGTGAGTTTTTTGTTGAATGAAAATAAGAAAAAATTTATTTTTTTATTAATAGCGAGTATTAGTTTTCATGCTACAGCATATTTAGGGGGGTCTTACTTCTTTTTAAATAGATATTTTTCAAAAAAAATTATAGTTTCAGGACTTTTACTTGCTTTTATTATTGGAGTATCACCAATCCCTTTAAAGGTTTTTGGATCTTTAGGTGCAATAAATGAGCATTTTATGTCTAAGACCGAAGCTTATTTGAGTGGTGCCAAAGCTGTAGCAAGTGAATATGGATTAACTATCATGGGAGTTTTTAAAAGACTTTTCTTTTTCCTTCTCTTTTTTGTTGTTCGAGAAAAAACAATTTCCCGATTTAAAAATTACAATTTACTATTTAATGGATATTGGGTAGGTATTTTAATTTATTTGTTTTTTTCAAGTTCATTAAATGTAATGGTAAGTAGAGGAAGTTTATATTTTAATATCATGGAATGTTTACTGATGTCCTCTATTTTTATCATTTTGAAAAAGCCATTAGATAAAATGTTTTTTTTGATAATTTTATATGTACTTGGAATAGTATTAATGTACCAGTCAATTGGGGAATATCCAGATCTATTTGATCCATATAAAGGTATTTGGTATAATACAGATTTCTTTAGAAAAATGCATTAA